In Ornithorhynchus anatinus isolate Pmale09 chromosome 5, mOrnAna1.pri.v4, whole genome shotgun sequence, the DNA window AGGAGACTCTGGGAAAGCTGGGGGAGAATGGGAACTTGGAAAGGTGCTGGGTACCACTTCCCTCATCCCCCACTGGAGCTGCCTATCTTGCTtatctattaatttatttatattaatgtctgtcccgcccctccccagactctgaggttgttgtgggcagggaatgtctgatgttatattgtactctcccaagcgcttagtgcagtgcttggtgcacagtaagcactcaataaatacgactgattgattccctctgtGGTTGGTTGAAAAAAATCAGCCCCAGGTTCGGAAACAGAGTTTGCTTGTCAGCCCCTGAGAAAATATCTCACATTCTCTACACACATGCAAATAATAATCAGGATTTGCCTTTCACCCAACAAAGCGATGAAGTCCACAAAACACGAATTAATTCACACCACAACCCTGGGAGACATCACTACCTGTAACCCAGAAACTCTCACATACAAAGGCACACAAACAGGTTAAGTGCTCTGCCTGAGGGCAGCCAGCAAGGCtgatgaagaggggaaggagagtggggaggagggaggagtagaCCGCCTGATGCCTCTAAGGGCTACCCTAGGCCGGCCACCCAGAAACCACATATTTTAGTCTGCAGAAGGGACAGCATGGCAACTTCATGGTTCTAGGCTGCAGCACTCAGGCTCCCAGTAAACTGCAGAGAAGTTCCTTAGCAATGGGGATGTATGGAAAACGTGCCTGCATAACGTGCTCACGCAAACACCACTTTTtcctctgggggtggggtgaggggggtctCCTGGTGAAATACTCTGTATTTGAAATCACACTAAAACCTCTTCCTCTTAAGAGATGCCTCTGTTCCCAAGGTCTAAAGGGAACCACcccaagagagagagacacacagaaagaGACAACTTTGGTTCCCAGCCCCACTGGCTCTCTAATAAAGCTGGCTCTCAGTTTGGTTTCTAAATTTTTGGGGACTCTGTCCCACGAGAGTGACTCGGCCCTAACTCAAATGGAAGATCAGTCAATGCTGCTGTTGGTGTGGTTTTGGGTGAGCAGCCATTTTGTTCAAAAGATTGACATCTTCCCTcgaaggaagggggggaaaggttaAGAGGGGAATCAGATGACCCTTCTCAAGAGTTTTCACTCTTGCTTTTTAAAAGGGCCCATTTGACGTttactccccaaatcccaccagtgaacccctcccccgaccccaccccccgGGAAATGCATCAGCGTGAAGGCTACGGTCCAAAGCAGAAACAAATTTTCTTTTCTGAATCAGCAAAGGACAGTCTCGGGTCAGGGCCCCAGCGCCGTGACTCAACATTGTTCTGAAATGGTAACATTATGGTAGCCCCACGCCCCAGGGTCCTCCAGGGCATTTCTGAATCACCAGATATTCTCCGGGGATGCAACTAAGtcaaaggaatttcatatttaaaaaaaaagaacaacccAGGAGGGGGCTGGGCGGCTGTTGCCCTGTGGAGACGAGGTCACCGTTGCCTTCTGGTTTCAGGGACCCCGGTGGGACAGGTTCTCAGAGGCGCCATGAGAGGGAACACTTAGGAGTCACagaaggatggaggggaaaggggggaaattgCACCAGGTGGAGACACCTGAAAAATTAGGTGAAACTAAGTCGCTTTCACAGTTCAGCCCACTTCTTTAGGCTCAGAGCTTTGGTGTCGGGCTGCCACCTCGTGGCTAAACCCTGTACTTGGACTGCCTTCACCACTCTCCTCGGCCCATCCGGCCTGAAGTCCGGTTgacaagagagagaagagggagagaaagagaagggggagacagagaaagagagcctGCACAGAGCACGTCCTTGCCTGCTACCCCCTGACTGCAGCCGTCTGAAACCAGATTCCCCCCAGGAACTATCCCAGATCACCCTGCCCGTGGCCCAAGCTTGGACCCAGCCTTGGGTCGTGGGATATCGACTACTTTTTCATGGCTTCATTTTTACATCATTCCTACACCATGGTGGGGACGGCTAAAAACACCAATGACTCTAggttcccatcctcctccccgggTAAGAGCCCCAGTCAAATGCTGCCCAGTCCCCAGGGAACCGAGGACACGGAGGTACTTTTCTGCCCTTCTGGTTTTCAGTAAAGCTGGCCCCAGATGGAGAAATGAGGAGTTGCCCCTTCCAAACGCCAGAAAGTTTGGCACCAGGGTCCAAGGCCTTGACGGAACTCCCGCCTTGGGTCCCAGTTGGGGAATGGCCAAGACGGGCACAAAGGGATCCTGAGGACACTGGTCAGAAGGCTACAAGGAGAGAAGGTAGAAGCTgggtgggtgtctgtgtgtgtgtgtgggtgtgtgtgggtgtgttgtgggggggaggaggagggtggcacacgttggggaagggatggggaagggtctCCATCAGCCCAGAAAAGCATcatagtccatgtaccacacCAAGTGGCCGGAGCTGGGCAGGACCCCTGAGATGGGCCACTTCCTCGGCTCGTGGCCCACACGGCTGACCAGCGAAGTGATGTCTCGTTTGTTCTTGCCCATCACCAGGACGGCCACCTGCTTGGCCCGGTTGATGAGGGGCAGGCTGAGGCTCATGCGCTGGTGAGGCTTGGAAGGGCTCTCGGTCAGCACCACCAGCTGCTCCCCATCCAGGCCGCTGGgcgagtgggggaagagggaggctgtgTGCCCGTCCGCCCCCATACCCAGCAGCACCAGGTCGAAGCTGATGTTGCCCACCAGGGCTGCGATCTCCTTGGCGTAGAGCTCCACCCCCTGGTCTGCCTCCACGCACAGCCGCCGGTGGAGGTGCACAGGCATGGGGTGGACATTGCAGTAGGGCATCCGGATGTGCTGCAGCAGGTGGGCCTGCAGGCCCTGGAAGTTGGACTCGGGGTCCGTGAGCGGGACGCACCTCTCGTCTACCAGCCACAGGTGGGTGTGTGCCCAAGGGAAGCCGAAGTGCCGGGTGGCCAGCCTCTGGAACAGGGCCACCGGGCTCGACCCGCCTGAGAGGGCCAGGTGGAACTCACCGGAGTGCCGCACCGCCTCCTCAGCCGCCGCCTCGATGTCGTCCGCAAGGCGGGAGATCAGCTCCTCCGGCCAGGCCGAGACCAGCGGGCTCTGCCGAAACCTGGCATCCAGGACGCGGAAGTCACTGGGTGTCTGGGCGGAGCCCAGCCCGGGAATCAGCTGCTCCGGCTGCCCCTGAACGAAGGACACCTGTCTGCCCTCTACTTCGAAGTCCAGCAGGGGTCCGTTCTCCGATCCGCCGGGATACAAGCGTGGGACCTGCTGGGCCAGACTGTCCAACAGGGGTGTCCAGAAGTCCCAAGAGGCCAGCAGGTTCTCGGAAGTGATGAAGGCATCCTTCCGGCGATGGAAGATGTGGGAGATGAGGATCGAGTAGGCGTCCCTCTCCCGCACGGGGCCGTAGGCATGGTAGGCCGACAACGGGAGGCCGAACAGCTGCAGCCCCGGCCGCTCGGGCATTTCCCTCCAGCTCTCCAGGGACAGGCGGGGCTCGAACAGGTTCCGGCTGACCAGCACCGCAGGGCTGCCTAGGTCCCCGTGCCCGATGTAGAAGATGATCTGCCTGGGCTGGCACTGGCTCTTGCCCGTGTCCCGGTGGCTCTCGCTCTGGGCACAGTACGCCCGGTTCTTGAACAGGATCCGGACATACCCCACCCGCTCATCCATGGCCTTGCCGGACGTCAGGATAAAAGGGACACCCTCCCAGCGCAGGGTGTCCACGTGGATGAGGATTCCTGAAATCGGCAGGGAgggttggaaggggagggagaatggggaggggcagggaagtatGGCAGGTCAGGTTGGGCCCGGCCTCCGTGGCCAGCGACCAAGCCACACACTGGTGCGGCTGAGCCACAGACGCCCACTGCCCCCTTTAATTTTTCCAGTCTTCCTGTGCCTTCCCAGCTCTCCTCTTCAGAccctctcctcccgctctctGGAGGCCCTTTCTCCCTGGAAGTTGGACTCGGGGTCCGTGAGCAGGACGCACCTCTCGTCTAGCGGCCACAGGTAGGTGTGTGCCCAAGGGAAGCTGAAGTGCTGGGTGGCCAGCCTCTGGCACAGGGCCACCAGGCTCGACCCGCCTGAGAGGGCTAGGTGGCCTAGACCATCTGTGGATTCCAGCTAGGAGTCCAGCTGCACTAGGCAAACCAGGGTTTGTCCCTGTTTCTCCCACAGCTGAGCCCCCATGTAGAAATCTGAGCTCAACTTCTACTTCAGGGCAGCGTGGACCTCAagagcctttttctttttttcaactaccttctttgtcaccctgacttgctcccttcctctcccaggcccacaacacttatgtacatatctttaatttattcatttatattaatatctgtctccccctctagactacaagctcgttgtgggcaaggaatgtgtctattatagtgtactctcccaagtgcttaatacagtgctctgcacacagtaagcactcaataaatacgattggctaatggaaagaatgcaaacctggaagtcagaggacctgggttctaatcctgattctgacacttgcctcctatgtgaccttggacaagatgcttcactgcgcctcagtttcctcatctacaaaatggggattcagtatctgttcctcatcctccttagaccgtaagccccatgtggagaggAATTGcctcttacctgattatcttattaatctctctgctcctctcagtGCCTGCCCCCCTCCATCTCTGCTCCCATCCTCAGTGCTCCCCCTCAGGGCcccccagttctctgctctcCATGTTTATTCCCTTCAGTACCCCACAGCTCTTTACCATCCTCAGTGCCCCCTACCTTGTTCTGCTCCCCCCCCAGGGCCCCCACCCTGCTCTGCACCCCCCAGGACCTTCCCACCCTTCTCTGTTCTCTCagggccccccaccccactctgctCCAATCAGGGCCCCCACCGCTTGTCCCCGGCAGGAAGCTGACCTGCGAAGGTGGGCGTCAGGCTGCCATAGCTGGCTGGCTTCTGCAGCTCCTCGCGCACCTGGGCACTGTACGCCTGGTACTGGCCTAGCACGGCGCTGGCTCTCTCCAGGCTGCGCAGGGCTTGGAAGGTCTTCAACTTGTGCCGAAGCACCTGCTCCGAGCTGCTGACGTTGCGGGGCAGCTCTATGGCCACGGACAGGAGGATCTCAGTCAGGTGGTTCTGGATCACATCACGGATCACGCCATACTCCTCGTAAAAGCTCGTGCGGCCtggtgggcagaggcagggagtgggcaGCTGCTCTGTTAGGTTTCTTCAagattcccaatcaatcaatcagtaggaatTATTGAGCCTTTTACtgtgtatatgttaagtgcttggaaaagtacaatacagcagaactgGTAGTTGcccccccacaaggagcttacaatctacagaccTTAAAATGGATTGGGATACGAGTaatagtacagtataaaaatatttacacaggtgctatggggctggggtgagtatcaacatgcttaaggggtacggaGCCAAGCACACAGTCGATGTAGCAGGGAGGGCgaatagggaagatacaaggtttaGCCTAGGAatgcctcttagagaagcagtgtggctcggtggaaagagcatgggcttggggggccagaggttgtgggttctaatcctggctctgccacttgtctgctgtgtgactttggacaagacacttaacttctctgtgactgagttagctcatctgtaaaatggggattaagactgtgagccccatgtgggacaacgtgattaccttgtatctcccccggtgcttagaccagtgcttggaacaaagtaagcacttaaataccaacattattattattattatgtgattttaggggggttttgaaagtggggagagcagtgatctactggatatgaagtgggagggaaaaagtgtgcaagaggttggtggcaagatagatgagactgagatggagaataggttggcgttagaggatcaGAGTGcaagtagtaggagatcagcaaggtaaggtaggagtgagaAAGCTgactgtcttaaagctgatgggaaggaatttctgtttgatgtgaagtggATGAACAACCCCTGGAGGATtctgatgagtggggagatgacTGAATAGTTTTTcggaaaaacgatctgggcagcagtgtgcagtatggactgaaga includes these proteins:
- the H6PD gene encoding GDH/6PGL endoplasmic bifunctional protein isoform X2, with translation MKNRLEWGETGGLPTMLKATFCMAFLLGAVLAQEPRGHVSVVLLGATGDLAKKYLWQGLFQLFVDEADRGHSLSFHGAALTAPEQGQRLLAEALKRLSCPADVAPEPCATLKDRFLQLSQYRQLKTAENFAALSRDIEERLQQEGLREAGRIFYFSVPPFAYAEIARHINSSCRPSPGAWLRVVLEKPFGHDYQSAQKLAVELRSFFQEEEMYRVDHYLGKQAVAQILPFRDQNREALDPIWNRHHVDRVEIVLKETVDAAGRTSFYEEYGVIRDVIQNHLTEILLSVAIELPRNVSSSEQVLRHKLKTFQALRSLERASAVLGQYQAYSAQVREELQKPASYGSLTPTFAGILIHVDTLRWEGVPFILTSGKAMDERVGYVRILFKNRAYCAQSESHRDTGKSQCQPRQIIFYIGHGDLGSPAVLVSRNLFEPRLSLESWREMPERPGLQLFGLPLSAYHAYGPVRERDAYSILISHIFHRRKDAFITSENLLASWDFWTPLLDSLAQQVPRLYPGGSENGPLLDFEVEGRQVSFVQGQPEQLIPGLGSAQTPSDFRVLDARFRQSPLVSAWPEELISRLADDIEAAAEEAVRHSGEFHLALSGGSSPVALFQRLATRHFGFPWAHTHLWLVDERCVPLTDPESNFQGLQAHLLQHIRMPYCNVHPMPVHLHRRLCVEADQGVELYAKEIAALVGNISFDLVLLGMGADGHTASLFPHSPSGLDGEQLVVLTESPSKPHQRMSLSLPLINRAKQVAVLVMGKNKRDITSLVSRVGHEPRKWPISGVLPSSGHLVWYMDYDAFLG
- the H6PD gene encoding GDH/6PGL endoplasmic bifunctional protein isoform X3, which encodes MLKATFCMAFLLGAVLAQEPRGHVSVVLLGATGDLAKKYLWQGLFQLFVDEADRGHSLSFHGAALTAPEQGQRLLAEALKRLSCPADVAPEPCATLKDRFLQLSQYRQLKTAENFAALSRDIEERLQQEGLREAGRIFYFSVPPFAYAEIARHINSSCRPSPGAWLRVVLEKPFGHDYQSAQKLAVELRSFFQEEEMYRVDHYLGKQAVAQILPFRDQNREALDPIWNRHHVDRVEIVLKETVDAAGRTSFYEEYGVIRDVIQNHLTEILLSVAIELPRNVSSSEQVLRHKLKTFQALRSLERASAVLGQYQAYSAQVREELQKPASYGSLTPTFAGILIHVDTLRWEGVPFILTSGKAMDERVGYVRILFKNRAYCAQSESHRDTGKSQCQPRQIIFYIGHGDLGSPAVLVSRNLFEPRLSLESWREMPERPGLQLFGLPLSAYHAYGPVRERDAYSILISHIFHRRKDAFITSENLLASWDFWTPLLDSLAQQVPRLYPGGSENGPLLDFEVEGRQVSFVQGQPEQLIPGLGSAQTPSDFRVLDARFRQSPLVSAWPEELISRLADDIEAAAEEAVRHSGEFHLALSGGSSPVALFQRLATRHFGFPWAHTHLWLVDERCVPLTDPESNFQGLQAHLLQHIRMPYCNVHPMPVHLHRRLCVEADQGVELYAKEIAALVGNISFDLVLLGMGADGHTASLFPHSPSGLDGEQLVVLTESPSKPHQRMSLSLPLINRAKQVAVLVMGKNKRDITSLVSRVGHEPRKWPISGVLPSSGHLVWYMDYDAFLG
- the H6PD gene encoding GDH/6PGL endoplasmic bifunctional protein isoform X1 produces the protein MRGPPLPLASAARGLPTMLKATFCMAFLLGAVLAQEPRGHVSVVLLGATGDLAKKYLWQGLFQLFVDEADRGHSLSFHGAALTAPEQGQRLLAEALKRLSCPADVAPEPCATLKDRFLQLSQYRQLKTAENFAALSRDIEERLQQEGLREAGRIFYFSVPPFAYAEIARHINSSCRPSPGAWLRVVLEKPFGHDYQSAQKLAVELRSFFQEEEMYRVDHYLGKQAVAQILPFRDQNREALDPIWNRHHVDRVEIVLKETVDAAGRTSFYEEYGVIRDVIQNHLTEILLSVAIELPRNVSSSEQVLRHKLKTFQALRSLERASAVLGQYQAYSAQVREELQKPASYGSLTPTFAGILIHVDTLRWEGVPFILTSGKAMDERVGYVRILFKNRAYCAQSESHRDTGKSQCQPRQIIFYIGHGDLGSPAVLVSRNLFEPRLSLESWREMPERPGLQLFGLPLSAYHAYGPVRERDAYSILISHIFHRRKDAFITSENLLASWDFWTPLLDSLAQQVPRLYPGGSENGPLLDFEVEGRQVSFVQGQPEQLIPGLGSAQTPSDFRVLDARFRQSPLVSAWPEELISRLADDIEAAAEEAVRHSGEFHLALSGGSSPVALFQRLATRHFGFPWAHTHLWLVDERCVPLTDPESNFQGLQAHLLQHIRMPYCNVHPMPVHLHRRLCVEADQGVELYAKEIAALVGNISFDLVLLGMGADGHTASLFPHSPSGLDGEQLVVLTESPSKPHQRMSLSLPLINRAKQVAVLVMGKNKRDITSLVSRVGHEPRKWPISGVLPSSGHLVWYMDYDAFLG